The following coding sequences are from one Musa acuminata AAA Group cultivar baxijiao chromosome BXJ2-4, Cavendish_Baxijiao_AAA, whole genome shotgun sequence window:
- the LOC135610535 gene encoding V-type proton ATPase catalytic subunit A produces the protein MAYGDRLTTFEDSEKESEYGYVRKVSGPVVVADGMGGAAMYELVRVGYDKLIGEIIRLEGDSATIQVYEETAGLMVNDPVLRTRKPLSVELGPGILGNIFDGIQRPLKTIAIKSGDVYIPRGVSVPALDKDALWEFEPSKLGVGDLLTGGDLYATVFENTLMKHLVALPPGSMGKISYIAPAGQYNLNDTVLELEFQGVKKQFSMLQTWPVRTPRPVAAKLAADTPLLTGQRVLDALFPSVLGGTCAIPGAFGCGKTVISQALSKYSNSDTVVYVGCGERGNEMAEVLMDFPQLTMTLPDGREESVMKRTTLVANTSNMPVAAREASIYTGITIAEYFRDMGYNVSMMADSTSRWAEALREISGRLAEMPADSGYPAYLAARLASFYERAGKVKCLGGPDRTGSVTIVGAVSPPGGDFSDPVTSATLGIVQVFWGLDKKLAQRKHFPSVNWLISYSKYSKALESFYEKFDSDFIDIRTKAREVLQREDDLNEIVQLVGKDALAETDKITLETAKLLREDYLAQNAFTPYDKFCPFYKSVWMMRNIIHFNTLANQAVERAAGSDGQKITYSVIKHRLGDLFYRLVSQKFEDPAEGEEALVAKFKKLNDDLTVGFRNLEDDAR, from the exons ATGGCCTACGGCGATCGCCTGACCACCTTCGAGGATTCCGAGAAGGAGAGCGAATATGGATACGTCCGCAAG GTTTCTGGGCCAGTCGTGGTTGCCGATGGTATGGGAGGTGCCGCCATGTATGAACTTGTTCGTGTTGGTTATGATAAGCTTATCGGTGAGATTATTCGTTTGGAGGGTGATTCCGCTACAATTCAGG TTTATGAAGAAACTGCTGGTTTGATGGTCAATGACCCTGTTTTGCGAACTCGCAAG CCTCTCTCAGTCGAGTTGGGACCTGGAATTTTGGGCAACATTTTTGATGGAATTCAG CGGCCTCTGAAAACTATTGCTATAAAATCTGGTGATGTCTACATCCCTCGTGGTGTTTCTGTCCCTGCACTTGACAAGGATGCATTGTGGGAATTTGAGCCCAGTAAATTAG GTGTCGGAGATCTTCTGACTGGTGGTGATTTATATGCA ACGGTCTTTGAGAACACATTGATGAAGCACCTTGTTGCTCTTCCTCCTGGTTCCATGGGGAAAATAAGTTATATTGCTCCTGCTGGTCAATACAACCTGAAT GATACAGTCCTGGAGCTGGAGTTTCAAGGTGTTAAAAAGCAGTTCAGCATGCTTCAG ACATGGCCAGTACGTACTCCAAGGCCAGTTGCAGCAAAGCTTGCTGCTGATACACCTCTATTAACAGGACAG CGTGTGCTAGATGCTCTCTTTCCTTCTGTTCTTGGAGGCACTTGTGCTATACCTGGAGCTTTTGGTTGTGGAAAAACAGTCATCAGCCAGGCACTCTCAAAG TACTCTAATTCTGACACGGTGGTGTATGTTGGCTGTGGAGAAAGAGGAAATGAAATGGCTGAG GTGCTTATGGATTTCCCGCAATTGACAATGACATTACCTGATGGCCGTGAAGAATCTGTCATGAAGAGAACAACACTTGTGGCAAACACTTCCAACATGCCTGTGGCTGCTCGTGAAGCTTCCATATATACAG GCATCACAATAGCAGAATATTTCCGAGATATGGGATACAATGTCAGCATGATGGCTGATTCTACCTCCCGATGGGCAGAAGCCTTGCGTGAGATCTCAGGCCGACTG GCTGAAATGCCAGCAGATAGTGGTTATCCTGCATATCTTGCAGCACGTTTAGCTTCCTTCTATGAACGTGCTGGTAAAGTGAAATGTCTGGGTGGGCCAGACCGAACTGGCAGTGTCACAATCGTTGGTGCTGTTTCCCCTCCAGGGGGTGATTTTTCAGACCCTGTTACTTCTGCAACTCTTGGTATTGTTCAG GTCTTTTGGGGACTAGATAAGAAGCTGGCTCAGAGAAAGCATTTTCCATCTGTGAATTGGCTTATTTCATATTCCAAGTACTCAAAG GCATTGGAATCTTTCTATGAGAAATTTGATTCAGATTTCATTGACATCCGGACAAAGGCTCGTGAGGTACTACAGAGAGAAGATGATCTGAATGAAATTGTGCAG CTTGTTGGTAAAGATGCATTAGCTGAGACGGACAAGATCACACTAGAGACTGCAAAACTTTTACGGGAAGATTATCTGGCACAAAATGCATTCACTCC CTATGATAAGTTCTGCCCATTCTACAAATCAGTTTGGATGATGCGGAACATTATTCATTTCAATACTTTGGCAAATCAG GCAGTGGAGCGAGCAGCAGGTTCTGATGGCCAAAAGATCACTTACAGTGTTATCAAACATCGGTTGGGTGACCTTTTCTACCGACTAGT GTCTCAAAAATTTGAAGATCCTGCAGAAGGTGAGGAAGCTCTTGTTGCAAAATTCAAGAAATTGAATGATGACCTCACTGTTGGATTCCGCAACCTTGAAGACGACGCACGATGA